The following is a genomic window from Actinomadura sp. WMMB 499.
AGCCGACCACCGCGGCGAGGGCGGTGGAGCCGTCGGACTTCTTCGCGAACCCGATCGCCACACCGACGGCGAACAGGAGCGGGAGGTTGTCGAGCAGGGCGCCGCCCGCGGCGGCGAACACTTCGGCGACGCGGTCCCAGCCGAGGCCGTCCGCGCCGAGCATGTCGGCCTGGCCGAAGCGCAGCAGCAGCGCGGCGGCGGGCAGGACGGCGATCGGCAGCATCAGGCTGCGGCCGATGCGCTGGAGCACCGCCAGCACGCTCGACCCTCGGCGTGGCGCCGAGTCCACGGTTGTCGCTGTCATCGGGGGGTTCCTCCTTGGGGGTTAGGAGTTCGGCGGGGGGTTTCCGAGGGCCGTGTGGATCTGGTAGCGATCCGCTCTGTAGGTCGACACGCCCAGTTCGGCGCACACGCCTCCGGTGTAGGAGCGGCGTTGCAGGAGCAGCACGGCGCTGCCCTTGGCGATCTGCAGGTGCTTGGCGTCGGCGGCGTCGGCGAGGCCGGCGTCGATGGTCTGGTCGCCGGCGTCGAAGACGATGCCGTAGACGGCTTCGAGCACGCCGTACAGGGAGCGGTCGGCGAGCCGCCGGTCGAGGAGGTCGGGGGCGATCGAGGCGAGGATGTGGGCGCGTTCGAGGGCCATCGGCTCGCCGTCGGCGGTGCGCAGCCGTTCGATGACGTGGATCGGGGTGCCGGGGTCGACGCCGAAGACGCGGGCGAGGTGCGCGTCGGCGGGGGCGGTGCGGCGGTCCAGGTCGACGGCGCCGGGGCGCAGGCCGCGGGCGAGCATGTCCTCGGTGAACGACACGAGCCGCAGCGGCATCTCGATCTTGGGGCGGGCGACGAACGTGCCCTTGCCGGGGACGCGGTAGAGGCGTCCCTCGGTGACGAGCTGGTCGACGCCCTGCCGGACGGTCATCCGGGACAGTTCGTACCGGGCGCACAGTTCGCGTTCCGAGGGGATCGGGGCGTCCACGGGCAGCTCCGCGCTCTCGATGAGGTCGAGCAGGATCGCGCGGAGCTGGAAGTACTTCGGGACGGGACTGTGCGGATCGATGGTCACGGGGGTCCTCGACGGCCGGAGCCGGATCGATGATCGTCGGATGTGTTCGGCTTCGTATTGGTTTCGGACTGGTCTAGGCCGGACTAGACCACAAGGCGGAAACGCATGTCAATGCACGAAAAGATAACGGGACGATCTCGGGACCGACCTCGGAAACGGCCTCGCAAGATCGATGTTCTCGCAGGTCAGCGAGCCCGTCGCGACGAGTCGTCCGGTCGGGATTCGGGCGGCGAGTCCTCTTCCGGTTCCCGCCCGGGCGTCGGCAGGTCGAACCGTTTGATGACGAAGGAGAAGATCGCGTAGTAGAGGAAGAAGTACAGGACGCCTACTCCGACGATCAGCCACAGGTGCCGGGTGTTGCTCTTGGTCGCGTTGAGCAGCAGGTCGATGAGCCCGGCCGAGAAGCTGAACCCGAGCTGGGCGTCCAGGGCCGCGAGGACGCCCATCGAGACGCCGGTCAGCACGACGTGGATCCCGTAGAGGACGGGCGCCACGAACATGAACGAGAACTCGATGGGCTCGGTGACGCCGGTGACGAACGCGGTGAGCGCGGCGGAGATCATGATGCCGCCGACGGCCGGGCGGCGGTGCTCCGGCGCCGCGCGCCAGATCGCGAGGGCCGCGCCGGGCAGGCCGAACATCAGCACGGGGAAGAACCCGGCGAGGAACGTTCCGGCGTCCGGGTCGCCCGCGAGGTACCGGTTGATCTCGCCGTGGACGACGTCGCCGTCCGGCTCCCGGTACGAGCCGAAGACGAACCAGATGAGCGAGTTCAGGATGTGGTGCAGGCCGAACGGCAGCAGCAGCCGGTTCGCGACGCCGTACAGCCCGGCGCCGACGGCGCCCGCGCCGGTGAGCCAGTCGCCGAAGTCGTTGATCCAGCCGCCGAGCGTCGGCCAGACGAACCCGAAGACGACGCCGAGCAGCAGCGCGCATGCGGCGCTGACGATCGGGACGAACCGGCGCCCGCCGAAGAACGCGAGCCACGACGGCAGCTTGACCCGGTAGAACCGCTGGTAGAGCAGCGCGACCATGATCCCGACGACGATGCCGCCGAGGACCTGCGTCGGGTTCTGCAGCCCGTACGCGACGGTCTCCTCCAGCGACCCGTCCTCCTGCCGCACCTCCTGGACGACCGACGCGCGCAGCTCCTCGGTGTGCGCGAACATCACCTTCGAGACGCGGTCGAACACGAGGTAGGCGGCGACGGCGGCGAGGGCGGTGGAGCCGTCGGACTTCTTCGCGAACCCGATGGCGACGCCGACGGCGAACAGGATCGCGAGGTTGTCGAGCAGGGCGCCGCCGGCGGCGGCGAACACCTCGGCGACGCGGTCCCAGCCGAGGCCGTCCGCGCCGAGCAGGTCGGGCTGGCCGAGGCGCAGCAGGATGCCGGCGGCGGGGAGCACGGCGATCGGCAGCATGAGGCTGCGCCCGATGCGCTGCAGCACGCCGAACGTCGCCGACCAGGCGCGGCGCGCCCCGCCGTCGCCGCCCGTATCGCCGTCGCCGGCCGCGGTCGCGGTGCTCATGCGCCGATGTCCTCCCCGAACGGGCCCGACGGGAGGAGTTCGGGCCGACATCTTTAGTTGCATCCGATTCGTGCAGTATGGTGCTGCTGGTCTAGTCCGGACTAGACCAGTCGCCGAGGCGGCGACCAGCGACCACCGCGTCACGGAGCGTGCGCAGAGATGTCACTACTGATCACGGCCGAAAGCATGATCACCACCCCTGGCGGGGGTACTACCCGCGTGCTCTCCCCGGGATACGTCCGGATCGAGAACGGCGTGATCGCCGAGGTCGGCGAGGGCCGCCCGGACGGGACGCCGGACGTCGAACTGCGCGACGGCCTGCTGGCCCCCGGCCTCGTCGACCTCCAGGTGAACGGGTTCTACGGCCACGACATGGTCGACGCCGGCGAGGACGGCTGGCGCACGGTCGTCTCGCGCCTCCCGGAGACCGGCGTGACGTCGTTCCTCCCCACGTTCATCACCGCGCCGGTCGCGACGCAGGCGGACGCGCTGCGCCGCACCCGCGACCTGCTGCCCCGGCTCCCGGACGGCACGCGCGTCCTGGGCGTCCACCTGGAGGGGCCGTTCCTGTCGGAGAAGCGCAAGGGCGCGCACAACGCCGCGTTCCTCACCGACCCGGCGCCTGCGGACATCGCGACCATCCTGGAGACCGGCCTGGTCAAGCTCGTGACCCTCGCGCCCGAACGCGACGGCGCGCTCGACGCGATCCGGACGTTCACGAACGCGGGCGTCCTGGTCAGCGTGGGGCACAGCGACGCGACGGCCGAGCAGGTCGCCGCTGCCGCGGACGCGGGCGCCCGCAAGGTCACCCACATCTTCAACGCGCAGTCCGGCGTGCACCACCGCGACCCGGGCGTCGCCGCGCAGGCGCTGGTCGACGACCGGCTCAGCCCGGGCCTGATCCTCGACCTGCACCACGTGTCCGCGACGGCCGCGAGGCTCGTGTTCCGCTCCGCCGCCGGACGGACCGTCCTGGTCACCGACGCGGCGGCGTCCGCCGGGATGCCGCCGGGCACCTACGACCTGGGCGGCGAGCCGATCACCATGCCCGAGCAGGGCCCGCCGCTGCGCGCCGACGGGACGATCGCGGGCTCGGGCCTGCGGCTGGACGAGGCGGTCGGCAACGCGATCGCGATCGGCGTCGACCCGGCCGCGGCGGTGGACGCCGCGACGCGCGTCCCCGCGGACCTGATCGGCCGCCCCGACCTCGGCCGCATCGCGCCCGGCGCGGCCGCCGACCTGGTGCATCTGGGCCCGGACCACCGGGCGCATGCGACCTGGATCAACGGGCAGAAAGTCTTCGGAGGGGATTCATGACCAGCCTCATGCGCGCCGAAATCGGCCAGCAGCCGGACGCGCTGCGCCGGACGATCGACGCGCTGCTGCCGCGCACCGCGGACCTCGCGAAGCTCGCGGCGGACACGCGGCGGGTGCTGTTCATCGCCCGCGGCTCGTCGGACAACGCGGCCGTGTACGGGCGGTACCTGGTGGAGGCGCACGCGGGCCGGCTGGCGACCCTCGCCGCGCCGTCGATCGCGACGACCTACCGGCGGCGCCTGGACCTGTCGGGCGTGCTGGCGGTGGCGATCAGCCAGTCCGGCAAGACCGAGGAGATCGTCGAGACGCTGGACTGGGCGGCCGACTGCGGCGCCCGCACCGTGGCGATCACCAACGGCGAGGGCTCGCCGCTGGCGGAGGCCGCCGAGGTCGCGCTGATCACCAGGGCCGGTGCGGAGAAGGCGGTCCCGGCGACCAAGACGTACACCACGCAGCTCGCCGCGCTGTCGGTCCTCGGGCTCGGTCTCGGCGCCGACGTCGCCGCCGACGACCTGCGCCGGGCGCCCGACGAGGTCGCGGGGCTGATCGAGGCCACCGAGGCGTCCGCGGCCCTGCCCCGGATCGTGGCGGAGCTGGCGGACGTGCAGGGCGCGGTGGTGTCGGGACGCGGGATCGCGTTCGGCACCGCGCTGGAACTCGCGCTGAAGATCAAGGAGGCCTGCTACCTGCACGCGATGGGCCTGTCCTACGCGGACCTGCTGCACGGCCCGATCGCGGTCGTGGACGAACGGACGCCCGCGCTGCTCGTCGCCGCCGACTCCGGCCCGACGCTCCCCGGGACGATCGCGCTCGCCGAGCGCGTGCGGGGCACCGGCGCGCCCGTGTACGGCGTCGGCGGCGGGGCGGGCCTGGCCGCCGCGTCCACGGCGGCGCTGCCCGGCCCCGGCCTGCCCGAGTGGGTGGCGCCGCTGGGCCTGATCGTCCCCGGCCAGATCCTGGTCGAGAACCTGGCGCGCCGGCTCGGGCTCGACCCCGACGTCCCGCGCGGCCTCAACAAGGTGACTCAGACGACCTGAGCGCCGGCACCCCCGAAGACCCGTTCACCACAGGGTCCATCCCACCGGACCGAGGAGAAGACGACATGGACAAGGCCGAGGCGATCGTCGCCGCGCTGGGCGGCGCCGACAACATCGAGGAGATCGAGCCGTGCGCGACGCGGCTGCGCAGCGAGGTCTCCGACCCCGGCAAGGTCGACGAGGCGGCGCTGAAGGCGGCCGGCGCGTTCGGCGTGATGAAGAGCGGGTCGGTCGTGCAGGTCGTGGTGGGCCCGGAGGCCGACACGATCGCCAGCGACATCGAGGACATCCTCGACTGACGACCCGTCCGGCGACGTCCCGACGAACGGCGACGGCTCGACGAACGGCGACGTCCCAACGAACGGCGCTCAACGAACGGCGCTCAACGAACGGCAAGGGGCCCCCACATGACCCGAGTACTGTCCCCGGTGTCCGGCCGCGTGGTCGGCCTGGCCGGGGTGCCCGACCCGGTGTTCGCGCAGGCGATGGTCGGACCCGGCACCGCGGTCGATCCGGAACGCGGTCCCGGGCGGGCGATCGCGCCCGTCACCGGCAAGATCGTGAAGATGCATCCGCACGCGTACGTCGTGGTGGACGACGAGGGGCACGGCGTGCTCGTGCACCTCGGCATCGACACCGTCAAGCTGAAGGGCGAGGGGTTCGAGCTGCTCGCCGCCGAGGGCGACGCGGTGACCGCCGGGCAGCCGCTGGTCGGCTGGAACCCGGCGGCGATCGAGGCGGGGGGCCGCTCGCCGGTGTGCGCGGTGGTGGCGCTGGACGCCGGCGACGGCGCGCTGTCGGACGTCGTCGAGTCCGGCGAGGTGGCGAAGGGGGCCGAGCTCTTCACATGGCGGTAGAGAGCAGGGCGCTGGAGCTCCCGCTCCGCGCCGCGGTGTTCGAC
Proteins encoded in this region:
- a CDS encoding GntR family transcriptional regulator, which gives rise to MTIDPHSPVPKYFQLRAILLDLIESAELPVDAPIPSERELCARYELSRMTVRQGVDQLVTEGRLYRVPGKGTFVARPKIEMPLRLVSFTEDMLARGLRPGAVDLDRRTAPADAHLARVFGVDPGTPIHVIERLRTADGEPMALERAHILASIAPDLLDRRLADRSLYGVLEAVYGIVFDAGDQTIDAGLADAADAKHLQIAKGSAVLLLQRRSYTGGVCAELGVSTYRADRYQIHTALGNPPPNS
- a CDS encoding PTS transporter subunit EIIC, whose protein sequence is MSTATAAGDGDTGGDGGARRAWSATFGVLQRIGRSLMLPIAVLPAAGILLRLGQPDLLGADGLGWDRVAEVFAAAGGALLDNLAILFAVGVAIGFAKKSDGSTALAAVAAYLVFDRVSKVMFAHTEELRASVVQEVRQEDGSLEETVAYGLQNPTQVLGGIVVGIMVALLYQRFYRVKLPSWLAFFGGRRFVPIVSAACALLLGVVFGFVWPTLGGWINDFGDWLTGAGAVGAGLYGVANRLLLPFGLHHILNSLIWFVFGSYREPDGDVVHGEINRYLAGDPDAGTFLAGFFPVLMFGLPGAALAIWRAAPEHRRPAVGGIMISAALTAFVTGVTEPIEFSFMFVAPVLYGIHVVLTGVSMGVLAALDAQLGFSFSAGLIDLLLNATKSNTRHLWLIVGVGVLYFFLYYAIFSFVIKRFDLPTPGREPEEDSPPESRPDDSSRRAR
- the nagA gene encoding N-acetylglucosamine-6-phosphate deacetylase; its protein translation is MSLLITAESMITTPGGGTTRVLSPGYVRIENGVIAEVGEGRPDGTPDVELRDGLLAPGLVDLQVNGFYGHDMVDAGEDGWRTVVSRLPETGVTSFLPTFITAPVATQADALRRTRDLLPRLPDGTRVLGVHLEGPFLSEKRKGAHNAAFLTDPAPADIATILETGLVKLVTLAPERDGALDAIRTFTNAGVLVSVGHSDATAEQVAAAADAGARKVTHIFNAQSGVHHRDPGVAAQALVDDRLSPGLILDLHHVSATAARLVFRSAAGRTVLVTDAAASAGMPPGTYDLGGEPITMPEQGPPLRADGTIAGSGLRLDEAVGNAIAIGVDPAAAVDAATRVPADLIGRPDLGRIAPGAAADLVHLGPDHRAHATWINGQKVFGGDS
- a CDS encoding SIS domain-containing protein, yielding MTSLMRAEIGQQPDALRRTIDALLPRTADLAKLAADTRRVLFIARGSSDNAAVYGRYLVEAHAGRLATLAAPSIATTYRRRLDLSGVLAVAISQSGKTEEIVETLDWAADCGARTVAITNGEGSPLAEAAEVALITRAGAEKAVPATKTYTTQLAALSVLGLGLGADVAADDLRRAPDEVAGLIEATEASAALPRIVAELADVQGAVVSGRGIAFGTALELALKIKEACYLHAMGLSYADLLHGPIAVVDERTPALLVAADSGPTLPGTIALAERVRGTGAPVYGVGGGAGLAAASTAALPGPGLPEWVAPLGLIVPGQILVENLARRLGLDPDVPRGLNKVTQTT
- a CDS encoding glucose PTS transporter subunit EIIB; the encoded protein is MDKAEAIVAALGGADNIEEIEPCATRLRSEVSDPGKVDEAALKAAGAFGVMKSGSVVQVVVGPEADTIASDIEDILD
- a CDS encoding PTS glucose transporter subunit IIA; this translates as MTRVLSPVSGRVVGLAGVPDPVFAQAMVGPGTAVDPERGPGRAIAPVTGKIVKMHPHAYVVVDDEGHGVLVHLGIDTVKLKGEGFELLAAEGDAVTAGQPLVGWNPAAIEAGGRSPVCAVVALDAGDGALSDVVESGEVAKGAELFTWR